The genomic interval AGATAAACAATATATTAGTGCACCAGTATTAGATAAACCATTAAGTGTTCCAAACGATAAGATTGTAGAAACATTGAAGAAATTAGATGCGTCATTAGTAGAAGAAGGTATGACGAATGAAACATTAAACTTAAATAACATTTTAAGTGGTGCAACGGTGTCACAAGATGAACTTAATAAAATTAGAGATCGTTATATCGATGTATTTGTTGACAGCGTTAAAGACGAAAACTTTAAGAAAGATAAAGAAAAAGTGGCAGTGTTTGGAGAAGATAAGAATCTTGACAAGTTAACGATGGATTTAAAGCGTGAAGACGTAAAGAAAATCGTTATTGCAATGTTAGAACAAGCGAAAGATGATAAAGAATTGCATGACTTAATCAAAACACAAGCACAAGGCAAAGATATAAAGAAAGAAATTGACGATATGCTTAAAGATGCTAAGAAGGAAGATGCTAAAAACTTCCCTGAAGTTCACTCTATCATCTATGTTGACGGTAAAGAAATTTTAAAACGTGATTTAACAATTAAAGGTCAGGATGATGAGTCGATTAAATTAGCAGGATCATCAAAAGTAGACGATAACATTAAGGTTGACTATGAGCTTTCATCAAATAATGAAAAGGTAGGTTCGTTTAAAGGGGAATCTAAAAAGTCGGATAAGAAATATAACGACGATTACAAATTTGTAATGAATGACGGTGAAGAAAAAGAAATTTCATTTAAAAATGAGTCGACAGTTGATGGTAGTAAGCGTAAAGATAAAGGTCAAATTGATTTAACTGCACTTGCAGGTATGGATATGGTCGTTGCGTTTACAAATGATATGAACACAGATGTTGGCAACAACGAACAGAAACAAAAAGGTGACCTTTCATTTGATGTGGATGGTGAAACTGTTAAAGTTGTATTAGATAGTAAGACAAAACTAAAAGAGTCATTCAAAATTGAAGCGAAAGATGCGCGTGATTTAAATAAGATGTCAGATAGTGAAATTTCTGATATTCAATCTGAAATCGAAGAAAACTTTATGAGCATCTTCATGGATGTTTCTGGTGATTTAGAATAATTCAGAAAGGAGTGATAAATGTGAACAAAAATCTGTTTAACATTTATCACTCTTTTTTGTACAAAAAATGGCACTTAATCGTGTACTTAATGCTATTGTTTACTTTAATTGTAGGTGTAATGGTTGCTTTAACGGTAACACAGCAAACAGATGAGAAGTTTAGACTTGGTCTTGTGGATAATGATCAAACGTCAGAGACAAAACTGATTTTGAAATCCATAGGAGACGGCCAGAGTATCGGAAATGATCTGGAATTAAAACAAATGGATAATGATGAAGCGAAGCGTTTGCTTGAAAAGAATAAGCTTGATGGTTACTTCGTGTTTGATAAAGGGATGACGGACTCGTTTTATAAAAATGGCTCTTTGCCGATATCAGTCCATACTTTCGATAAATCATCGGTTAGGAGTGTTGTCATCTACCAGCTTACCGATTCTGTTTATAGTAGGTTGATGTTGTCGATGGGTGGAGCAAAGAGTTATAAAGTACTTTATCCTGGCAGTACGAAAGATGAAATGGTCGAGATGATGACTGAAATGCTCTTTACTGGATTGAATCGTAACGGTTCATTCGATGAGCAGCCAGTTAAGCTATATGATACAAACGCATATTATACTGTGAGTGCACTGTTTATTTCGATTTATCTGTTTTATTTATCATTGTTTTCAATATTAAAGATGAATCAGGATGAAGCGCTTATTGGAAGGTTGAAATTACTGCATTTTTCGATTGAGAAATTAACGATTGCCAGAAGTATTGTAACGCTGTGCTGCACAATATGTTTTACTGCGTTTATTATATTTACGGCGCATCACTTTATGCATTTCAAGTTTGAATTATATAATTTAAAAACCTTACTTATCGTTATATCATTATATTTATTTTTGATTATTGTGTTACTTATTATGATAGATTGCTTGTTTAAAGGGATATTAAACTTACTATGTAAAGTAGTATTAACGATTGTAGTTATACTGTTCTCAGGTGCTACGATTCCATCTGTGTATTTTAAGGATAGAGCACCATTACTATACGAAAGTCCGTTTAGTTATATTTATAATCAACTTGTTGAGTTATTATTAAATAATTATTTAATTGAGATACCAAAATTCGTATTTGTTTCAGTTTCGATCGTATGTATATTATTTGTTGGTAGTTTAGTCTGGAGGTATAGAAGATGAAACCTCTATTACAACTCGTTGTGTTACAGCAATGGAAAGCTTATATAAGTATTATATGTATGCTCCTAGTAGTGCTATTCTCTTTGCAATGGATACAGAATACAATGAATCAAGTGTTCAGTATGCCGATAGCGGTGCAGGATTTAAATGATTCAGCGGAGTCGCAAAAAATTATTAAAACGATTGAAGCGGCACCTTTTGTAAACGTGAAAGAAATCAATCGGGACGAAGCTTATATTGAAGATGTAATTAAGAAAAAAGAAGCAATTGTATCGCTTACAATTCCTGAAGACTTTAGTGAGAAATTATCAAAACATCAGATGCGAGAAGCAATAAAACTGTATTATCGCGATGATTTTATCGGTTCTATTGCCCAGGAAATCGTCAGTAAATCGTTGTATGAAATACAAGTTCCGTACATCGTAAAGAAATATGTAGATAAAAATGAACAAATATCTATTAAGGAAGCGATAGGGACGTATGAAAAGGAAACGCCTGAAAGTAAGATTAAACAATTTGCAGCGAATAAAGCGCAATCGCACTCTGTCTCAATGAATGCGATTGTGAGCTTAATTTTATTATTTTCGAGTGTTCAGATTTTGCTGCATAAACATATTGCACAGCATGCACCTCTAACGCGAATGTTTATGTTTCCTTCTATGCGTATGAAGTATCACGTTGTGTATATCATCGTGCATGTGCTGATTCTGCTTATGAGTATAATAGGTGCAAGTATCCTATTACAGGAATCGATGAACATTACATTTTATATAATATGTGCATTGCTGTTATGTGTATATGAATTCGGTTTATCTGCAATTTTAATCTATATTAAAACGATAAGTCATAAAATGTTTATGACAGTTACTTTTGCGCTAACGATAGTAATAATATTTAATTTAATTATGTTTGGGTGATCATTATGATAACAGTGGAGAATGTATATAAAAGATACAAACAGAAGATTATCTTTAAAGGGTTGAACACAGGGTTCAAACGTAATGCACTAACGATACTGCTCGGCGAGAATGGTGCTGGGAAATCTACATTGCTGCGTATAATTGCTGGTTTAGAAAATGCCGATAAAGGTGTTGTTAAATATAATGATGAGCCACTTGACTTGAAGCGTATTCATAAAGTATTGGGGTATATCCCACAGGATATTGCACTTTTTGAACATATGTCCGTTGATGATAATGTAAGGCTATTCCGTAGCTTGTATCAACAATCTATTGATGACGAAACGATTCTTAAATACAAAGCGTTACTGAATTTGAATGAATCTAAAGCAGTAGTGTCATCGCTTTCTGGTGGGACGAAACGAAAAGTAAATTTGCTAATCGGATTACTTGGTAAACCGGAAATTATCATTCTTGATGAACCAACAGTAGGCATCGATATGAAATCGCGTTATGATATTCATCGTTTGCTAAATGAACTGAAACAACATACACTTATTATCATGACGACGCACCACATGGACGAAGTACAGGCTATTGCTGATGACATTAAGCTTATCGGGAGAGATCCGTTCTATAAAGAAGTGCTGGAAACGTCAGGGCTGCAGTTTGAGAATATGTTAAAGGATGAGATTTAATATGGATCAGTTTGGACAATATTTAGAAGATGTTGCAGATCAGGATAAGATTGCAAAACTAAAATCGATTTTTGATTTTGTAGAACGTAATTTTCCTGAATTAGAACGTGTGTTTAAATGGAATACGCCAATGTATACGCATCATGATACGTTTATACTTGGTATAAGTTATGCGAAAGCACATATTTCTATTGCGCCTGAGAATATAACGATGGAAGAATTTAAAGATGAAATTGAAGCGGCGGGTTATTCACAGACGAAAGGTCTATTCAGAATAAAGTGGGCAGATGAAATTGATTTTTCGCTCATTGAACGCATCATCCAGTTTAATATAGAAGATAAGGAAGCTTGCGATACATTCTGGAGAAAATAATATAACGCAGTCGGGACGATTGTACCGACTGCGTTTTTTATGTACCGCAATATGTTATATATGGCCTGTCCTTTCGTCCAGGCAGTTTGAATAAATGTGGGTGAGATGTATCGAACGGACGTTTTAAAACATCGAGCAATGTGTTAAATGTAGTCATATCTCCATTAACTGCATCGTCCAGTGCAGCTTCAACGAGATGGTTTCTAGGAATAACGACCGGGTTTGTACTTCTCATGAGTTGCTGTGGTGCGTGTTCTGCCTGTAATCGTTTCTCCCAGCGTTTAATCCATGCACTTAAAGGTTTGAGTGCCTCAATATATTGATTAATATTCTGCAGATGAATAAATGTATTCGTATAGTCCATCTCATGCTGTTCCATGCATTCCAGTAACGTTTCAATAAGATGAAAATCTTCATCGCAATATTTTTCGATACCGATTTTATGACACATTATGCGTAAGTAATGATCATGATAAAGTGCTTTGTATTGATCAAGCAGTAGCGTAGCGCGACGAATTGCTTCGCTTTGATCTGAATGTATGAGTGGTAATAACGTTTCTGCGAATCTTGCTAAATTCCATTGACCGATTGCGGGTTGATTTTCGTATGCATATCGTCCTTGTACATCGATTGAGCTAAAAACGGTATACGGATGGTAATAATCCATAAAAGCACATGGTCCGTAGTCTATTGTTTCTCCACTTAAAGTCATATTGTCTGTATTCATAACACCATGAATAAATCCGACAGATTGCCATTTCGCAATGAGTTCAGCTTGTCTGTTTATGACGCATTCAAGTAATTTGAAATACTTATCTTCTTCTTCTGAAAGATATGGATAGTGTCGTTTGATTGTATAGTCCGCAAGCAGTTTTAAATTATCAGTACCATTTCGAATCGCATATTCAAAAGTGCCGACACGTATATTACTGGCAGCAACTCTCGTAAGTATAGCGCCCGGTAAAACTGTTTCGCGCATAACAGGTTCGCCAGTTGTACATACTGCCAAACTACGCGTCGTTGGAATGTTTAAATAATGCATCGCTTCACTAATGATATATTCACGCAACATAGGGCCTAGTGATGCACGCCCATCTCCGGAGCGTGAATAACGTGTTCGCCCTGAACCTTTAAGTTGTATATCAAATCTTCTGTTATCTTTAGTGATATGCTCTCCTAGAATATGCTGTCTTCCATCTCCGAGCATCGTAAAATTGCCGAACTGATGACCGGCGTATGCTGCAGAAAATGGTTGACTGAACGTTGTTTGTCCTGTTAATAGCTCTGGATGCGCGCTTAAATTTGTATCTATATTTAAAGATTTAGCAAGGGTATCGTTAAATATTAACGTGTCGGTATTAGCACAAGTAGCAGGAGCATTAATATCAAAGAAAATTTCAGGAAGTGTCATGTATGTCGTATCAAAATTAAAATAGCGCATAAAATATCCTTTCTCTTAAGAATTAAGAAATAGTTAAGAATTATTTCAATAAATTTTAACAATTTATGGTTGTTACAAAATGGTAAAGAATGTATTATTAATAATGTGTAACAATTGTGTTACAGAATTGTTAAAGAGGATGATTCATTCATGAATAGAAAATACTTGCCGGGTCTTGATGGCATTCGAGCGATAGCAGTTATCGCAATAATTATATTTCATTTAAATCCAAAGTGGCTACCGGGTGGATTTCTTGGTGTTGATACTTTCTTTGTCATTTCCGGTTATTTAATTGCAATGTTACTACTTAATGAATATGAGCAAACAGGTACAATTAATATTGTGCAATTCTGGATTCGTCGTGTTAAACGATTATTTCCACCGGCATTATTTATGTTACTGGTTGTAATTCAATATATCATATTTTTTGATCGAGATTTATTATATCAACTTAAGAAGGATGCGATTGCTGCACTTTTATATGTATCGAACTGGTGGTACATCTTTGATGGATTAAGTTATTTTGAAAGCTTTGAGCCTAGACCTTTACAGCATTTATGGTCGCTAGCGATAGAAGAACAGTTTTATTTATGTTTTCCATTATTATTAATGCTATTGCTAAAGCGATGGTCTAAAAAGCAGATTTTTATAATACTGTTAATCGTATCATTAATTTCAGCGATATGGATGTCGGTGCTTTACAATCCTACTGCCGGCAATGTTTCACGTGTATACTTTGGTACGGATACTAGACTTCAGACATTGTTGATTGGTGTCATGTTTGCTTTTATATGGCCGGCATTTAAGCTTAAGCAAAAAGCGCCGATACTATTAGTATTAATCATAGATGCACTAGGCATTACTGGCTTATGTGTTCTGATGTACTGTATCATTAACGCGAGTGAGAATAGTGCGCCATTATTCAATGGTGGTTTTTATGTTCTTGGTATATTTACGTTATTTGTGATTATGGCTGCTGTACATCCGAATACGTTAATGCGCAAAGTGCTTGGGATAAAGCCGCTTGTTGTTATCGGTAAATATTCATATAGTTTATACTTATGGCACTATCCTGTAATCGTTTTGATGCAGGCACATTTTGTTAAGGGCCAGATTCCGATAGGCGTACATATTGCATCAGTAATTGTAACTGTGATGTTAGCAGTATTAAGTTATAAATTGATAGAGCAACCTTATCGCACGTTAGGTTTCAAAGTATTTACAAAAATTAGGCCGATTGCTTATTTTATTACGATAGTTATAACTTTATATCTATGTATATCGACGCCTTACTTACTATCTGTCGTAAAAGCAGTACAACCTATGAATGATCACGTTGTGACGAAGACAATATCAAATGTTCCGAGTATAAAGCGCATTAGTCCGTTAGAAACGAATGAGTCGGTAGAAGATATCGTAAAGCATTACACACCTTTACTTATAGGTGACTCATTACTTGTAGATATTAACGATAAATTAAAGGAAGTTCTACCAAACGCAACGATAGATGGAGAAGTAGGAAGAAATATATATAAAACATTAAATGTGGCGGATAAATATACATCATTTAATCATAAAGATAGCATTATAATATTATTTGTTGGTACAAATGGTGACTTCCAGGACATACAGATGAACATATTATTAAGTAAGTTTGATAAAGCTGAAGTATTTTTAGTGACATCGCGTGTACCGAAAGAGTACGAACAGCATGTAAATGAAGAAATGTATAAAGCAGCGCGCAAACATAAAAATGTTCACATTATAGATTGGTATGAGGCTTCTAAAGCACATTCTGAATACTTTGCGCCTGATGGAATACACCTTGAGTACCCGGGAGTAGAACGTATGGTGTCTTTAATATATGGATCGCTTGTAGACTATGAAAAAAGTAAAAATTAATTTTAGATGATATGAACAATTTAGTCGATAACGTTATAATAAAAGAGGAGGTATCAAGATGTTCAGTTTATTTATTCTTTTATTAGAGCGTGTCGGCTTAATTATTATCGTCGCATATATATTGATGAATGTACCATATTTCAAGAAGATGATGTCTGAAAGAACAAGGTTATCAACTCAAATACAATTGCTTATAGTGTTTGGGTTATTTGCAGCTGTCTCTAACTTTACAGGTGTAGAAATCAGGAACAATGAAATTTTATCGAGTCAGATTTTCAGGACGATATCAGATGATGCTGTAATTGCGAATACGAGAGTGCTCACGATAAGTGTGGCAGGGCTCATTGGCGGTCCGGTTGTCGGTATTGGCGTTGGTATTATCTCTGGTATTACACGTTATTTGATTGGAGGTGTTGATGCCTACACATATGTTGTATCATCATCACTCATCGGTCTTGCTTCAGGTTATTTTGGGTACCGTGCGATGAAGGTAAATCGATATCCAAGTATAGTGACAGGCATTATTCTCGGAGCAATTATGGAAGTGATACAGATGATTTGTATTATCGTTTTTGCAACTTATACTGATAATGCGATTCATCTCGTGAAGTTTATTGCACCACCGATGATTTTAATTAACAGTTTAGGTGTTGCAATCTTTTTGTCTATTATTATCTCGACAATTCAGCAGGAACAACGTATGCGTGCAGTACAGACGCATGATGTACTGAACCTTGCAAATCAGACACTACCTTATTTCAGGGCAGGTTTAAATGAAGCATCTGCGACACAGGCAGCGCAAGTGATAAAAGATTTAATGAAAGTGTCTGCTGTATCGATTACGAACAAAACAGATATTTTAGCGCACGTGGGAGCAGGAAGTGACCATCATGTACCGCGTAAAAAAATCATTACGGATTTATCGAAACAAGTAATACACTCCGGAGAAATTAAAGAAGCACATAGTAAGCGTGAAATTGGATGTACGCACCCCGGCTGCCCGTTAGAAGGTGCCATTGTAATTCCGCTATATGTTAATAATGAAGTTACAGGAACTCTGAAGCTGTATTTTACGGATGGATCAAAGCTGACGTATGTTGAACGACGCCTCGCTGAAGGATTAGCAAATATCTTCTCGAGTCAAATCGAGCTTGGTATGGTTGAAACACAATCAAAACTACTGAAGGATGCAGAGATTAAGTCGCTTCAGGCGCAGGTCAATCCGCACTTTTTCTTCAATGCGATGAATACAATATCTGCACTTATTCGTGTTGATAGTGAAAAAGCAAGGGAGTTACTATTGAATTTAAGTAATTTCTTTCGTTCTAATCTGCAAGGTGCAAAAAGTACGACCATTTCAATAAAGAAAGAAATTCAGCAGGTGGAAGCATATCTTTCACTAGAACAGGCGAGGTTTCCAGATCGCTTTAATATACACTTTGATATTGATAAAACACTTGAAGATGCAGAAGTACCGCCATTTATTATTCAAATTCTGGTGGAGAATGCGATTAAACATGCATTTCATAACAGAAAATCCGGAAATGATGTATTTGTCAAAGTGAAAGAAGGAGAGCGCGCAATTGAAATAAGCGTTGAAGATAATGGTTTTGGAATACCGGAAGAAAAACGTGAGCATATCGGACAAATTGAAGTAGTGTCTTCGTCAGGAACGGGAAGTGCACTTGAAAATCTGAATAAACGACTTATAGGGCTATATAATAATCGTTCCAGATTACAATTTACGACAAGTGATACAGGGACAAGATTCTTTATTTCGATACCGTTAGAAAAGGAATGATTAAGTTGAGAATATTAGTTGTAGATGACGAACCATTAGCAAGAAATGAGCTGAAATATTTACTGAATGAAATTGATTCTACTTTATTAGTAGATGAAGCGGACTCTGTTGAGGAAACGTTGACGGCATTAATTTCAGAAACATACGATTTACTCTTTCTGGATATTAATTTAATTAATGAAAGTGGGCTGGAGCTTGCGCAGAAGATAAATAAAATGAAACAACCACCAAAGATAGTGTTTGCAACAGCGCATGATAGTTATGCGGTAAAAGCGTTCGAATTAAATGCACTTGATTATATTCTGAAACCTTTCGAGCAAAAGCGTATTGCTGTAGCACTGGATAAAGCAAAAACTTCAATAGAGCCGGTGAATCAAGAACATAAATTACCAACAATATCTGTTCAAATTGACGATAAGATTTATGTGATTAATATACAGGATATTATTGCATTGTATGTTGAGGATGGACAGCTGAACATTGTGACGATAAATGCCGAATATACGATTCATGAACCATTAAGTGCGTTTGAGAAAAAATTGCCGGAACATTTATTTATGCGTATACATCGTTCGAGTATTATTAACAAGCAGCACATTAAATCAGCGGAACAATGGTTTAATCATACGTACCAGGTAAAACTCACGAAAGATATTAAGCTGCAAGTATCAAGATCATATATAAAACAATTTAAACATGAGATAGGACTCAAATAATTTTGAGTTCTATTTTTTTGCATTTCAGCATGCATTTTTTGCATTTCATCGTGAAAACGCTCACAAATAGGTGAAACAGACGTATGATATAACCAAGATAAAAACACGGGAGGTCATTCAAAATGACAAAAGAAAAAACGTATCACTTCTTTCACCAAGTATCAGTAATCTCAATCGTGTTACTCATTTCGAAGATGATTGAAAGTTTTATGCCAATTCCGATGCCGGCATCAGTTATTGGACTCGTATTATTGTTCATCTGTTTATGTACGGGGATTATTAAGTTAGGTCAAGTTGAAAAAGTTGGAACTGCATTAACGGACAATATCGGTTTATTATTCGTACCGGCAGGTATTTCAGTTATTAAATCATTAGGTTTACTTGCAGCGCATCCAATTTTGATACTAGGATTAATCTTTATCTCAACGTTATTATTATTACTATGTACAGGATTCTTCTCGCAAATGATAGTGAAAATGACAGATTCAAAAGTGAAAACAAAAGTAAAGAAAGAAACAAAACATTTAAAAGGAATAGAGGTGCATTAACATGACAATGTTTGATCATTTAGGTATCAACTCAGTGTACTTTGGAATTTTACTGACGATATTGCCATTTATGTTAGGACAATACTTGTTTAAGAAATCAAATGGATTCTTCTTGTTTGCACCGCTATTTGTCGGAATGGTGTTTGGTATCGTATTCTTATCGGTGACGGGTATAAGTTATGAAACGTACAGCAAAGGTGGCAGCATTATAAGCTTCTTCCTTGAACCGGCAACCATTTGTTTTGCGATTCCTTTATATAAGAAGCGTGATGTTTTACAAAAATATTGGTTACACATCGGATTAGGTCTGTCATTAGGAACGGCAGTTGCGATGTTGGGTATATATGGTGTGGCAAAACTATTTGGATTTGGTACACAAATCATTGCATCAATGTTACCGCAGGCAGCGACAACAGCAATTGCCTTACCAGTGTCTGCTGGTATTGGTGGTGTACCTGAATTAACATCACTAGCTGTAATACTAAATGCAGTCATTATTTATGCCCTGGGAAATAAAATGCTACGTTACTTTAAAATCTCTAACCCGATTGCAAGAGGACTTGCACTCGGTACGAGCGGACATGCACTTGGTGTGTCAGCGGCAACTGAGCTTGGAGAAACTGAAACATCTATGGCGAGTATTGCATTAGTATTAGTCGGTGTTGTAGTTGTTGTCATCGTCCCGATTTTAACAGGGATTCTCCTTTAACTAATGGATATAAAATAATAAAATATATCATCAATTCACACTTGAGGTCAGAACAACATGTTCTGGCCTCTTTTTAAGTTTAAATTCTTATATAAATGTGAATTAAATAGTATGATGATAGTAGACACATTTTAGGAGGAAGTAGATGTTTTTAGCATGGAAAGAAGTAATACATAACAAACTGAAATTCAGTTTAATCATCGGTGTACTTGTACTGGTATCTTACTTACTGTTTTTAATTTCCGGACTATCAAATGGCCTCATGGGGATGAATCGTGAAGCAATTGATACATGGAATCCGGATGCAGTAATTGTAACTGAAGAGTCTAATCAAAATGTTGCGCAATCAATTATGAGTGAGGATGCGATTGATGGGAAATTTGATAAGATTGCAACTGTTAAAAACTTACCGGTTATTATCGCGAAAGATGATAATAAACAGAACACATTATTGTTCGGTATTAAAAAAAATCAGTTTTTAAAGCCGGATATTACTGAAGGCAAGATGTTTAATAAAGACTTTGAAGTGGTTGCGAATGATTCGCTTAAAACGAAAGGATTTAAACTAGGTGATACACTAAATATTGCTGGTAGTGATGAAAACTTGAAGATAACAGGATTTACACAAAACTCGAAATATAACGCAGCTGCAGTTCTGTATGCTAACGATGCAACGCTTGATGCATTATCTAT from Macrococcus armenti carries:
- a CDS encoding DUF6583 family protein, with protein sequence MKKSKGLIIGLIAALLVLGGGAAAYFYMTNTPKNAYLLSEKQSMENITKYVESRFSEEMKFQEKMKDESYISTVKLGADVPEALVEGAGVPKSVIDASNIVFEVAHNGKEEFSKLGITPTIADNKIGEFAWGADKDKQYISAPVLDKPLSVPNDKIVETLKKLDASLVEEGMTNETLNLNNILSGATVSQDELNKIRDRYIDVFVDSVKDENFKKDKEKVAVFGEDKNLDKLTMDLKREDVKKIVIAMLEQAKDDKELHDLIKTQAQGKDIKKEIDDMLKDAKKEDAKNFPEVHSIIYVDGKEILKRDLTIKGQDDESIKLAGSSKVDDNIKVDYELSSNNEKVGSFKGESKKSDKKYNDDYKFVMNDGEEKEISFKNESTVDGSKRKDKGQIDLTALAGMDMVVAFTNDMNTDVGNNEQKQKGDLSFDVDGETVKVVLDSKTKLKESFKIEAKDARDLNKMSDSEISDIQSEIEENFMSIFMDVSGDLE
- a CDS encoding ABC transporter permease, yielding MNKNLFNIYHSFLYKKWHLIVYLMLLFTLIVGVMVALTVTQQTDEKFRLGLVDNDQTSETKLILKSIGDGQSIGNDLELKQMDNDEAKRLLEKNKLDGYFVFDKGMTDSFYKNGSLPISVHTFDKSSVRSVVIYQLTDSVYSRLMLSMGGAKSYKVLYPGSTKDEMVEMMTEMLFTGLNRNGSFDEQPVKLYDTNAYYTVSALFISIYLFYLSLFSILKMNQDEALIGRLKLLHFSIEKLTIARSIVTLCCTICFTAFIIFTAHHFMHFKFELYNLKTLLIVISLYLFLIIVLLIMIDCLFKGILNLLCKVVLTIVVILFSGATIPSVYFKDRAPLLYESPFSYIYNQLVELLLNNYLIEIPKFVFVSVSIVCILFVGSLVWRYRR
- a CDS encoding ABC transporter permease, with product MKPLLQLVVLQQWKAYISIICMLLVVLFSLQWIQNTMNQVFSMPIAVQDLNDSAESQKIIKTIEAAPFVNVKEINRDEAYIEDVIKKKEAIVSLTIPEDFSEKLSKHQMREAIKLYYRDDFIGSIAQEIVSKSLYEIQVPYIVKKYVDKNEQISIKEAIGTYEKETPESKIKQFAANKAQSHSVSMNAIVSLILLFSSVQILLHKHIAQHAPLTRMFMFPSMRMKYHVVYIIVHVLILLMSIIGASILLQESMNITFYIICALLLCVYEFGLSAILIYIKTISHKMFMTVTFALTIVIIFNLIMFG
- a CDS encoding ABC transporter ATP-binding protein; amino-acid sequence: MITVENVYKRYKQKIIFKGLNTGFKRNALTILLGENGAGKSTLLRIIAGLENADKGVVKYNDEPLDLKRIHKVLGYIPQDIALFEHMSVDDNVRLFRSLYQQSIDDETILKYKALLNLNESKAVVSSLSGGTKRKVNLLIGLLGKPEIIILDEPTVGIDMKSRYDIHRLLNELKQHTLIIMTTHHMDEVQAIADDIKLIGRDPFYKEVLETSGLQFENMLKDEI
- a CDS encoding iron chaperone, whose product is MDQFGQYLEDVADQDKIAKLKSIFDFVERNFPELERVFKWNTPMYTHHDTFILGISYAKAHISIAPENITMEEFKDEIEAAGYSQTKGLFRIKWADEIDFSLIERIIQFNIEDKEACDTFWRK
- a CDS encoding protein adenylyltransferase SelO, which translates into the protein MRYFNFDTTYMTLPEIFFDINAPATCANTDTLIFNDTLAKSLNIDTNLSAHPELLTGQTTFSQPFSAAYAGHQFGNFTMLGDGRQHILGEHITKDNRRFDIQLKGSGRTRYSRSGDGRASLGPMLREYIISEAMHYLNIPTTRSLAVCTTGEPVMRETVLPGAILTRVAASNIRVGTFEYAIRNGTDNLKLLADYTIKRHYPYLSEEEDKYFKLLECVINRQAELIAKWQSVGFIHGVMNTDNMTLSGETIDYGPCAFMDYYHPYTVFSSIDVQGRYAYENQPAIGQWNLARFAETLLPLIHSDQSEAIRRATLLLDQYKALYHDHYLRIMCHKIGIEKYCDEDFHLIETLLECMEQHEMDYTNTFIHLQNINQYIEALKPLSAWIKRWEKRLQAEHAPQQLMRSTNPVVIPRNHLVEAALDDAVNGDMTTFNTLLDVLKRPFDTSHPHLFKLPGRKDRPYITYCGT
- a CDS encoding acyltransferase family protein, with the protein product MNRKYLPGLDGIRAIAVIAIIIFHLNPKWLPGGFLGVDTFFVISGYLIAMLLLNEYEQTGTINIVQFWIRRVKRLFPPALFMLLVVIQYIIFFDRDLLYQLKKDAIAALLYVSNWWYIFDGLSYFESFEPRPLQHLWSLAIEEQFYLCFPLLLMLLLKRWSKKQIFIILLIVSLISAIWMSVLYNPTAGNVSRVYFGTDTRLQTLLIGVMFAFIWPAFKLKQKAPILLVLIIDALGITGLCVLMYCIINASENSAPLFNGGFYVLGIFTLFVIMAAVHPNTLMRKVLGIKPLVVIGKYSYSLYLWHYPVIVLMQAHFVKGQIPIGVHIASVIVTVMLAVLSYKLIEQPYRTLGFKVFTKIRPIAYFITIVITLYLCISTPYLLSVVKAVQPMNDHVVTKTISNVPSIKRISPLETNESVEDIVKHYTPLLIGDSLLVDINDKLKEVLPNATIDGEVGRNIYKTLNVADKYTSFNHKDSIIILFVGTNGDFQDIQMNILLSKFDKAEVFLVTSRVPKEYEQHVNEEMYKAARKHKNVHIIDWYEASKAHSEYFAPDGIHLEYPGVERMVSLIYGSLVDYEKSKN
- a CDS encoding sensor histidine kinase, with protein sequence MFSLFILLLERVGLIIIVAYILMNVPYFKKMMSERTRLSTQIQLLIVFGLFAAVSNFTGVEIRNNEILSSQIFRTISDDAVIANTRVLTISVAGLIGGPVVGIGVGIISGITRYLIGGVDAYTYVVSSSLIGLASGYFGYRAMKVNRYPSIVTGIILGAIMEVIQMICIIVFATYTDNAIHLVKFIAPPMILINSLGVAIFLSIIISTIQQEQRMRAVQTHDVLNLANQTLPYFRAGLNEASATQAAQVIKDLMKVSAVSITNKTDILAHVGAGSDHHVPRKKIITDLSKQVIHSGEIKEAHSKREIGCTHPGCPLEGAIVIPLYVNNEVTGTLKLYFTDGSKLTYVERRLAEGLANIFSSQIELGMVETQSKLLKDAEIKSLQAQVNPHFFFNAMNTISALIRVDSEKARELLLNLSNFFRSNLQGAKSTTISIKKEIQQVEAYLSLEQARFPDRFNIHFDIDKTLEDAEVPPFIIQILVENAIKHAFHNRKSGNDVFVKVKEGERAIEISVEDNGFGIPEEKREHIGQIEVVSSSGTGSALENLNKRLIGLYNNRSRLQFTTSDTGTRFFISIPLEKE
- a CDS encoding LytTR family transcriptional regulator DNA-binding domain-containing protein — protein: MRILVVDDEPLARNELKYLLNEIDSTLLVDEADSVEETLTALISETYDLLFLDINLINESGLELAQKINKMKQPPKIVFATAHDSYAVKAFELNALDYILKPFEQKRIAVALDKAKTSIEPVNQEHKLPTISVQIDDKIYVINIQDIIALYVEDGQLNIVTINAEYTIHEPLSAFEKKLPEHLFMRIHRSSIINKQHIKSAEQWFNHTYQVKLTKDIKLQVSRSYIKQFKHEIGLK